From the Fibrobacter sp. UWR3 genome, one window contains:
- a CDS encoding type IA DNA topoisomerase, with protein MILLVAEKPSVANQHYRPMLERIEGEKFTQGDGCLIGKNHCITWCVGHLITLAPLDAYPGYEGGWRLSNLPLLPEKFRLMEIESTKKQLAVVRQMMEQADVLVNGADAGREGNLIFDLVLDFTPAFKQKTIKRLWVNSYVAKDLDKAWKNLEDATQRVNLSYAARLRQRADWMVGLNATRAYTLTAGRGKMISVGRVQTPTLNLVVERDTLVEQFKELYYYSVVGTWKGYQAQYVLDDRRKAKDERDASEKESDKKSEGLKVAVFEKEAEANAVVERCKPPAPATIAKIDTQQKKQFPQKPFDLTELQKEGNKRFKFSAQQVLDCAQNLYEKKLLTYPRTDSQYLPDTMKQEAYSLAQRLASPEQKGVMRNESENFVFINSSKVTDHFAIIPTGETPNGLPEMEQKIYDLAKERFVQAWLKPYLWSEMDVILNAQGGGSAGSPTLDIFRLKLKRNEDLGFRALVKETKDERRKTKGKKGDAGAETGKADGGAEGKGDSDEITNLVEAFPEWNVGDTSPFDSVELQKKKKSKPKYYTEATLLAAMKTAGKQIENEELAEAMKDRGLGTPATQAGIIETLKKRGFIEAQKNYLVSTARGREVIALMDEKVKSPEMTGEWEYKLSQVEKGSLSPVEFRDGIVEYVKQLFADLHARYACQFEREAATEKLNCPKCGGALDVAPWGYVCPNAECGFRFGHTVAGKMLAHSEVKALLAGETIGPLSGFKSKKGSEFSAKLTLDKDFNINFAFESDGKFHGQKTDYKCPLCGSPLEENKNAIFCTGAAHSKDPQPEPGMTNGKEPGMTNDCNFTLFKTIAGHALTAKEIAALFGSGHTPLIQGFKSKKGSKFAAALKWGEGADKGRAVFEFQHHDLPCPVCGDSLRFRGSTSQQSGSSQSGPQDAPGAYVCPQCGYGIPQVFYQRKFSDEEVEKLLKDKATPVLEPFKKNETTFRAALELREGGKIAFNKLTVEVIK; from the coding sequence ATGATTCTTCTCGTCGCCGAAAAGCCCTCTGTTGCAAACCAGCACTACCGCCCGATGCTCGAGCGGATCGAGGGAGAGAAGTTCACGCAGGGCGACGGATGCCTTATCGGCAAGAACCACTGCATCACCTGGTGCGTGGGCCACCTGATTACGCTCGCGCCGCTCGACGCCTACCCCGGTTACGAGGGAGGCTGGCGGCTTTCGAACCTGCCGCTGTTGCCCGAAAAGTTCCGCCTCATGGAAATCGAGAGCACCAAGAAGCAGCTCGCGGTGGTACGCCAGATGATGGAACAGGCCGACGTGCTCGTGAACGGCGCGGATGCCGGCCGCGAAGGAAACCTGATTTTCGATTTGGTGCTCGACTTTACGCCCGCATTCAAGCAGAAGACTATCAAGCGCCTGTGGGTGAACAGCTATGTGGCGAAAGACCTCGACAAGGCGTGGAAGAACCTGGAAGACGCCACGCAGCGCGTAAACCTGAGCTATGCCGCGCGCCTCCGCCAGCGGGCCGACTGGATGGTAGGGCTCAACGCGACTCGCGCCTACACGCTCACCGCCGGGCGCGGGAAAATGATTTCGGTGGGCCGCGTGCAGACGCCGACCTTGAACCTGGTCGTGGAACGCGATACCCTAGTGGAGCAGTTCAAGGAACTGTACTACTACAGCGTCGTCGGCACATGGAAAGGGTACCAGGCGCAATACGTATTAGACGATAGACGAAAGGCGAAAGACGAAAGAGATGCTTCTGAAAAGGAATCTGACAAGAAGTCCGAAGGTTTAAAAGTCGCGGTTTTTGAGAAAGAGGCGGAAGCGAATGCAGTCGTGGAGCGCTGCAAGCCGCCCGCACCGGCGACCATCGCGAAAATCGACACGCAGCAGAAGAAGCAGTTCCCGCAAAAGCCCTTCGACTTGACGGAACTGCAAAAAGAAGGCAACAAGCGTTTCAAGTTCAGCGCCCAGCAAGTCTTGGACTGCGCACAGAACCTCTACGAAAAGAAGTTGCTCACCTACCCGCGTACCGACTCGCAGTACCTGCCCGACACCATGAAGCAGGAGGCATACTCACTCGCCCAGAGGCTTGCAAGCCCCGAGCAGAAGGGCGTAATGCGCAACGAAAGCGAGAATTTCGTCTTCATCAACTCGAGCAAGGTCACCGACCACTTCGCCATCATCCCCACGGGAGAAACCCCGAACGGGCTGCCCGAAATGGAGCAGAAGATTTACGACTTGGCGAAGGAACGCTTTGTGCAGGCATGGCTGAAGCCGTACTTATGGAGCGAGATGGACGTCATCCTGAATGCGCAGGGAGGCGGTTCGGCAGGCTCACCGACCTTGGACATTTTCCGATTGAAACTCAAGCGGAACGAGGATTTGGGATTCCGCGCGCTGGTGAAAGAGACGAAAGACGAGAGACGAAAGACGAAAGGAAAGAAGGGCGACGCCGGCGCGGAGACCGGAAAAGCAGACGGAGGCGCCGAGGGCAAGGGCGACAGCGACGAAATCACGAACCTGGTCGAAGCGTTCCCGGAATGGAACGTGGGCGACACCTCCCCCTTCGACAGCGTGGAACTGCAGAAAAAGAAGAAGAGCAAGCCCAAGTACTACACCGAGGCCACACTCCTTGCCGCGATGAAGACGGCGGGCAAGCAAATCGAGAACGAGGAACTCGCCGAGGCCATGAAGGATCGCGGGCTCGGAACGCCGGCCACGCAGGCGGGCATCATCGAGACGCTCAAGAAGCGCGGGTTCATCGAGGCGCAGAAGAATTACCTGGTGAGTACCGCCCGAGGCCGCGAAGTCATCGCGCTCATGGACGAGAAGGTGAAATCGCCCGAGATGACGGGCGAATGGGAGTACAAGCTCTCCCAGGTCGAGAAGGGTTCCCTTTCGCCGGTCGAATTCCGCGACGGCATCGTGGAATACGTGAAGCAGCTTTTTGCAGACTTGCATGCCCGCTATGCCTGCCAGTTCGAGCGCGAGGCCGCGACCGAAAAGCTGAACTGCCCCAAGTGCGGCGGCGCGCTCGACGTAGCCCCGTGGGGCTACGTGTGCCCCAATGCGGAATGCGGCTTCAGGTTCGGGCACACCGTGGCAGGCAAGATGCTCGCCCATTCCGAGGTCAAGGCGCTCCTCGCCGGCGAAACCATCGGCCCGCTTTCCGGTTTCAAGAGCAAGAAAGGCTCCGAATTCTCGGCCAAACTCACGCTCGACAAGGACTTCAATATCAATTTCGCCTTCGAAAGCGACGGCAAGTTCCACGGGCAAAAGACGGATTACAAGTGCCCGCTGTGCGGAAGCCCGCTCGAAGAGAACAAGAACGCGATATTCTGCACGGGGGCTGCGCACTCTAAAGATCCCCAGCCGGAGCCGGGGATGACAAATGGAAAAGAGCCGGGGATGACAAACGACTGCAACTTCACGCTTTTCAAGACCATCGCCGGTCACGCGCTTACAGCAAAGGAAATCGCGGCACTGTTCGGGAGCGGGCACACGCCGCTCATTCAAGGATTCAAGAGCAAGAAGGGCTCCAAATTCGCGGCCGCCCTCAAGTGGGGCGAAGGCGCCGACAAGGGCCGCGCCGTATTCGAATTCCAACATCATGACCTCCCCTGCCCCGTCTGCGGTGACAGTCTGCGCTTCCGCGGCAGCACTTCCCAGCAAAGCGGCTCGTCACAAAGTGGCCCGCAAGATGCGCCCGGCGCCTACGTGTGCCCGCAATGTGGCTACGGCATACCTCAGGTGTTCTACCAGCGCAAATTCAGCGACGAGGAAGTCGAAAAACTGCTAAAAGACAAGGCGACCCCCGTGCTGGAGCCGTTCAAGAAGAACGAAACCACGTTCCGCGCCGCGCTCGAACTCCGCGAAGGCGGAAAAATCGCCTTCAACAAACTGACGGTTGAAGTTATCAAGTAA
- a CDS encoding zinc ribbon domain-containing protein — translation MTTQEILKNIREKHNLTQDQMAERIHVTRQAVSRWETGETQPNTEMLKVLSREFNVSINTLLGAPRQLFCQCCGMPLGDDAMISREVDGNFNEDYCKWCYADGKFAYADKNTLLDFLLSHMPNPENMPEAERRKFFDSHLSQLKHWKQQA, via the coding sequence TTTGAAGAACATCCGCGAAAAGCACAACCTCACGCAAGACCAGATGGCTGAACGCATTCACGTGACCAGGCAGGCCGTTAGCCGCTGGGAAACCGGCGAGACTCAGCCGAACACCGAAATGCTCAAGGTGCTTTCTCGCGAATTCAACGTTTCCATCAATACGCTGCTCGGCGCGCCGCGTCAGCTCTTTTGCCAGTGTTGCGGCATGCCCCTCGGCGACGACGCGATGATCAGCCGCGAAGTCGACGGCAACTTCAACGAGGATTACTGCAAGTGGTGCTATGCCGACGGCAAGTTCGCCTACGCCGACAAAAATACACTGCTGGACTTTTTGCTTTCGCACATGCCTAACCCAGAAAACATGCCGGAAGCAGAAAGACGCAAGTTCTTCGACTCGCACCTTTCGCAACTAAAACACTGGAAACAGCAGGCCTAG
- a CDS encoding fibrobacter succinogenes major paralogous domain-containing protein produces the protein MSLKKVFHTAIRVSSWSHAVAIGSIALILSACTDYVDKYEGDYKDDYGDRETFIQNLNSANLDLASVCSSGDWFWCASQDGAYTTSNDGKIETYSSGDVKFTFTGTDDNAYKFSTNELDNDLLPYLRRNGGISVSVEGSGEWDAGLRINTGNYFDLLHEKNVVVAYENSCPGVKINLDVVTAKDYMERGSLVKEGTVLYRYSGELPIGGFQVMTVDPDQLTNEIGDSKWRTAEFSISATENRDRYTSEITIEFTESCPEFKDGKGLNLVGIGLQSTTRSNSGTVKSSSSSGEGGPGNNGGSTVKSSSSLAKSSSSSVKSSSSSANTFWTVTCKGTPNAGTITWEPQFYYVSALEQATAKYSWTLNGALDSETNTAIKPTVTYLADGEYFAQLSVTVNGQTKTTKCSALIESGASGFLWKGSDKLDLVQTDFGSGSKWYFGTDQEGGGSTTIQFPEINPYDECEGKCGMVWFGNTEYPYATVGFNLDENGATYDVSAWKGLCIAYYSPEKMYLKLDLENISDYGSDLPAAELPSLSSMDEYRVENIEWASFKQGGWGNASTISGEEAARILKGVVVTFAGSTGGSQFFNIYQIGSYGKCGNVQPKNVDMSQFRQTSAWDYLNPNISYGEITDSRDGQVYKTVKIGNQTWMAQNLNYVTTDSYCYGDNSKNCNVYGRLYTWNAAKNVCPDGWHLPTDGEFEVLVNVTDNGNNESALNLKATALWDGDAVGNDTYGFSALPTGYRYVSGEYTGFSQVGVFTDFWSSSVYDSENAYTLFLGPEDRSYIYPSNNVKEGRSVRCIKGESLISSSSSEAESSSSFYKPSWEFLNPDLEALYDTIIDDRDGQVYKTIAIGKQVWMAENLNYRYQAGTAELDSSSFCYMNDPDSCAKYGRAYLWSAAMDSSGVFPTTTETGCGYYDTCSIVVPFQGICPDGWRLPSKNDWERLFNYMGEDEYFGLSMKSKTGWTMLEDNYNKYNGTDDYGFSANPTAYRSKSGTYGIDADANFWSSNQDDYIVWLRGGENRVTVSDNGGSKGVAMSVRCVKDLVEEPLSGTFTDTRDSHEYKFVKIGNQTWMAENLNYQTDNSRCYDADPDNCTLYGQLYTWADAVGKAETECGYDYSCVFDTLIQGVCPDGWHMPSRNEFAVLEEDVGGYGGKILKSTSGWHPWDSNGEIYGNGVDAVGFNGIPTGVWTRGEYGQSRDFAYVAVYWSATQSNAYNAHYMLLRDRSHSIERMSEYKDNYYSVRCVKNE, from the coding sequence AACGCATATAAGTTTTCGACAAACGAACTGGACAATGACCTCTTGCCCTACTTGCGCCGCAACGGGGGCATCTCGGTCAGTGTCGAGGGTTCTGGCGAATGGGATGCCGGCCTGAGAATCAATACGGGGAATTACTTCGACTTGCTTCACGAGAAAAACGTTGTCGTGGCCTACGAAAACTCTTGCCCCGGTGTGAAGATTAACCTGGATGTGGTGACTGCAAAGGATTACATGGAAAGGGGTAGCCTGGTTAAGGAGGGAACTGTCCTTTACAGGTATAGCGGGGAACTCCCGATAGGCGGTTTTCAGGTCATGACAGTCGACCCGGACCAGCTGACCAACGAGATTGGTGATTCCAAGTGGAGAACTGCAGAATTTTCAATCAGTGCGACTGAAAATAGGGATAGATACACCTCTGAAATAACCATCGAATTTACGGAGTCCTGCCCCGAATTCAAGGATGGCAAGGGCTTAAACCTTGTGGGCATAGGCCTTCAATCTACAACACGGTCCAACTCTGGCACGGTTAAGTCAAGCAGTTCCAGCGGTGAAGGTGGCCCAGGGAACAATGGAGGCTCCACAGTAAAGTCTAGCAGCAGTTTGGCAAAGTCTAGCAGCAGTTCGGTTAAGTCCAGTAGCAGTTCGGCTAATACTTTTTGGACTGTAACTTGTAAGGGAACTCCTAATGCAGGTACTATCACATGGGAACCTCAGTTCTATTATGTGAGTGCCCTCGAACAGGCTACTGCTAAATATAGCTGGACTTTAAATGGAGCTCTTGATAGCGAAACGAATACAGCAATAAAACCTACCGTAACCTATCTTGCTGATGGAGAATATTTTGCTCAGTTGTCTGTAACAGTCAATGGTCAAACAAAAACGACAAAGTGTTCTGCCTTGATAGAGTCTGGTGCGTCGGGATTCCTCTGGAAGGGGAGCGATAAGTTGGATCTTGTTCAGACTGACTTTGGAAGCGGCTCGAAGTGGTATTTCGGTACGGATCAGGAGGGCGGCGGTTCGACAACAATCCAATTCCCAGAAATCAACCCCTACGATGAGTGTGAGGGCAAGTGTGGCATGGTGTGGTTTGGCAATACTGAGTATCCGTATGCCACTGTTGGTTTTAACCTTGATGAAAATGGGGCTACGTACGATGTTTCCGCTTGGAAGGGACTCTGCATTGCGTATTATAGCCCTGAAAAAATGTACTTGAAGCTCGACTTGGAAAATATTTCTGATTACGGTAGCGACCTGCCTGCGGCAGAACTACCATCGTTGTCTAGCATGGACGAATACCGTGTCGAAAATATAGAGTGGGCGTCCTTTAAGCAGGGCGGGTGGGGCAATGCATCTACAATTTCGGGCGAAGAGGCCGCCAGGATTCTCAAGGGTGTGGTTGTGACTTTTGCGGGCTCAACTGGTGGTTCGCAGTTCTTTAACATCTACCAGATAGGTAGCTACGGAAAGTGCGGAAACGTGCAGCCCAAGAATGTAGATATGTCGCAGTTTAGGCAAACTTCCGCATGGGATTACCTGAACCCCAACATAAGCTATGGCGAAATTACGGACAGCCGCGATGGCCAGGTGTACAAGACCGTCAAGATTGGCAATCAGACCTGGATGGCGCAGAACTTGAATTATGTGACAACGGACAGTTATTGCTATGGAGATAACTCCAAGAACTGCAATGTATATGGTAGGCTCTATACGTGGAATGCAGCAAAGAATGTTTGCCCTGACGGATGGCATTTGCCGACGGATGGGGAATTTGAGGTCTTGGTGAATGTAACGGACAATGGCAATAATGAGTCAGCTTTGAATCTCAAGGCGACGGCCCTTTGGGATGGCGATGCCGTTGGAAATGATACTTATGGTTTCTCTGCACTTCCTACCGGCTATAGATACGTATCGGGTGAATATACTGGTTTCTCTCAAGTAGGCGTTTTTACCGATTTCTGGAGTTCCTCTGTTTACGATTCTGAAAATGCATACACTCTTTTTCTCGGCCCTGAAGATCGGTCCTATATTTATCCCAGTAATAATGTAAAAGAGGGAAGGTCTGTTCGTTGCATCAAGGGTGAATCGTTGATTTCTAGCAGTAGCAGCGAGGCGGAATCAAGCAGTTCGTTCTATAAGCCTTCGTGGGAATTCTTGAATCCCGATCTTGAAGCTCTGTATGATACAATTATTGATGACCGTGATGGTCAGGTGTATAAGACAATTGCAATTGGTAAACAGGTCTGGATGGCCGAAAACCTTAATTATCGTTATCAGGCGGGTACGGCAGAATTAGATTCATCAAGTTTCTGCTACATGAATGATCCGGATAGCTGTGCCAAGTATGGAAGAGCGTATCTATGGAGCGCTGCAATGGATTCGTCGGGTGTTTTTCCGACAACAACCGAGACTGGCTGCGGCTATTATGACACGTGTTCAATTGTTGTTCCGTTCCAAGGTATCTGTCCAGATGGCTGGCGTCTGCCGAGTAAGAATGACTGGGAAAGATTGTTCAACTATATGGGCGAAGATGAATACTTTGGTCTATCGATGAAATCAAAAACGGGATGGACTATGTTGGAGGATAATTACAATAAATATAATGGAACTGATGATTACGGCTTTTCAGCAAATCCGACTGCATACAGGTCAAAGAGTGGTACTTATGGTATAGATGCCGATGCCAATTTCTGGAGTTCTAATCAAGATGATTATATTGTTTGGTTACGCGGTGGTGAAAACAGGGTGACTGTTTCTGATAATGGCGGATCCAAGGGTGTTGCGATGTCGGTACGTTGTGTAAAGGATCTTGTTGAAGAACCTCTGTCAGGAACCTTTACGGATACTCGCGATAGCCATGAATACAAATTTGTCAAGATTGGTAACCAAACATGGATGGCTGAGAATCTCAACTATCAAACAGACAACAGCCGCTGCTATGATGCCGATCCTGATAACTGTACCTTGTATGGACAGCTGTACACATGGGCTGATGCAGTAGGTAAGGCAGAAACAGAGTGTGGTTATGACTACAGTTGTGTTTTCGATACGCTGATTCAAGGTGTTTGTCCGGATGGTTGGCACATGCCTAGCCGGAATGAATTTGCTGTTTTGGAAGAGGATGTTGGAGGCTACGGTGGAAAGATACTCAAGTCAACCAGCGGATGGCATCCCTGGGATAGTAATGGGGAGATTTATGGCAATGGCGTTGATGCCGTTGGTTTTAATGGTATTCCTACGGGAGTTTGGACTCGTGGTGAATATGGTCAGTCTAGGGATTTTGCTTATGTTGCGGTATACTGGTCAGCGACGCAATCAAATGCCTACAATGCTCATTATATGTTATTACGTGATAGATCGCATTCTATAGAACGAATGTCTGAGTATAAGGATAATTATTACAGCGTCCGCTGTGTCAAAAACGAATAA